A single Plasmodium malariae genome assembly, chromosome: 6 DNA region contains:
- the PmUG01_06016000 gene encoding conserved Plasmodium protein, unknown function translates to MSLHNNIVELVKNKRDILKEEKKQRAKSCISTKYSSKDNIDMVQRNTLINNFLNCQKLIKEIQGLNNIPLSAATYLLKVEIDKIEKIRKCKNWSNVPYIYQKSADELVLRKKEYIKNLKQKSCNGSTNEKVVHRKSIHTKQDSNKTIRSHTVPDRKKKKNSEIIFKDRHITFTKGTAKQYNALSNFVNTKNSVTFVEDAKGEIEKEHPVPYIEEQPFVISGGNRKRMTKISRLREENKLRQGKNVNPPRIVNYKGQFYDNSPQNNRNSSGSNSNGRCNSTGRCNSTGRCNSNNNSICNSNDGRNNNNRMNSGGKGRCLYFYDNDKEHPNNEQGKRSSFWCLSEKEKTNSNMNMKNTQLKLAKDIPMNNSPVKLKKKFENINSKVNDKLSTRRDTKEYNNLLTKNVDDKNLKKLSTTCNFTNISELVYETCRGQNFLGKGCFKLKKEIQPHTNKVIPNFERHTVSSFIKILSAQKNLQKRRYSEKAANSMKNKKSTTISNSRRAFSECNKTTREKLKQLSRIGDVSAISSIGGIGGIGGIGGIGGIGGIGMVHWSNKAQSNDNMEEENNDMVFDRLWESILNKDNSVEDIKEFSINKKFDLYHIDSLNENYSWIKNLRNYSNSKDVHFQKLKRKNSSMTYPSKHTHCNNAKGGNKKKKKKKKKIKERTLYESESKEDCNGNYNNVDNLTDTFSDDDLEDDYNVYYKKGFYCGNDYYAKVFRGEGVNDKENWGEKWDVHIDSARRVCAKNMSEDQPRPSNIYPSTHLVKRTHGSSSPNGNRSPHVVTKQLVKVTDRPKTSLQQEDKMPLDKIRDHKTYEDSEKYNRNDNNNDNNNDNSNESSNYSSNYSSNRNSKNGSGKNSGENAPKIFEILINVPKRDKAIGYTESQFYSSEFPVTQQGYIHTKEEQFLLIPDDFLISKSKKLNTSNDCANINTNKCPTFNNNFSYNYEQNVCDNLCSLNKSGNEKYSNNISINNPFRKGNNRRVKNVFRSQGNYDIIQNGNQNEKEGQHSYSNGYSNNHLENDHNFFTGVKSRMGCLNTHMGNSQKSTTNLKSYEQDCVEEEWNDDLDNRGKKECIEKLKATSSEEEAEHISCLKSMCIHNNVLLGKGDEPKGDEVPADEEADALLDEQADYIADEVKDNLENQIKPLNRARARIDGYSPFSSGKTEKVKRLKKQSTISGYNISSGNNTNDLYKRMMTYHNDNSFVDVNKSGNHIFKKQILNNECQKIFNTSNINHSRGIYGNTRKQSSLTTGPNSYKDEHSYMHPTMKTKRIDEVPYSHNNSSEDGKENINNHMCKKQYDDMCKTHHNGALLNYVPLNDVPLNDVPLNDVPLNDVPLNDVPLNDVPLNDVPLNNDVYSINKGNEDEMNRRSTTYSYPILPTHFTKEEHKKKEKMNSSSIPAFHNDFVMIKNKIAIPKLKLDQIQDKNRKNFNSYEIQEVYELNEDISLKGGTKECSQITNTSCISKNHFDIRNPICSPIVRCNNIFLTNDVNSFSKKKSYVHNGTHEVYNVHKRNTDWFNLESKYIHSLSNCNTPLDDSNMKYFSKNEGKKEDGSKEDPALNILTEQGTENKDRRSFTSHMKNQPPFIDNKENKVRFFTSDYNLYKPDSDINEFNRQQTKLVDANNFSSNELYFNNVNFVKNTNENQYLPYPSGKDITISSTNTGKGLTKHPSHLVTNKVFQNVYNYFKRHNINFAGDRTTSNCMRMRNFNCGMKHEILQSSPLNNCLNVCAFSHKHDIVTERKGEDKKGGEGLGNKNDRSDEDDPGDDNDRGYADDRGYADDRDDANDRGYADDQDDGNDRGYADDQDDGNDRGYVDDRDDGNNRGYTNYHKNGSKNYRRDTMNIYRGTEKNSRICNAASTNVHKRSGNVLRKDSTSNISGEKNNCKKSYASMILSFFGIGYNSNGRRNGSVNDRRDNANVIRNSNSNSSVNSDREGTKNERQNWFRHSSNYGTTKMVSSNAPICSTGNYRNALQLNSWKNDSYNAVKEANKKIIPIAQGHNFHHSLIPFVRYKQKNGTSKSTILGINNTIFSPNNSIHLTTSTKGKGMGINYRKERHQERDNNIGISFPFSNLKGTEKRNTYSPSSIPLSKESAIYHVNELPYVKNGNDVGNDVIRSRSSTYNNDMSRSNSDNNDKSRGSTYNNDRSTGSTHNNDRSTGSTYNNDRRTGSTYNNDRRTGSTYNNDRSTGSTHNNDRSTGSTYNNDRRTGSTHNNDRSTGSTHNNDKSTGSTHNNDRSTGSTYNNDRSTGSTYNNDRSTGSTHNNDKSRGSTYNNDRSTGSTHNNDRVQVVLTITIAYNNDRRTGSTYNNDKRRGSTYNSNRSSCNSDDNHSISKNSNGHAAGGAQPDQTDFLQTNPLNFNVNRSISEDKEEILVSRNSLHYCNREDKLINTNKQNEMKKCLSGNSLNTSNHNVENDHVRKDFYYNSVTTIDANAARQEVDRCSGIQQVRKSSITRQEADRCSGIQQVRKSSITRQEADRCSGIQQVRKSSITRQEADRCSGIQQVRKSSITRQEADKRSETTHEYDEVTPKHLNYEELKKGRVETYQDQYSTDISERKSIDLSGKMASNKMEEPFNQNIFMNNNFTNEGKVIPLSVCTNKQLHTQQIISKHALVHNNQINSSECSKMKNNINKIKYIGDYSTPPFDQNFKDYNKLINIENYKNEEICKNYDFAVETLTDNSILKRKRINTLVNPYEKRNKVDVNDSSWNRHIEEGKTSQGRLSCLSNSPFHLKYFQEHRQVKRGEEEGEGERETDDEEGKEEEIEKLQIKGDEEEAEEVETEIEVENEDEEVENEDEEVENEDEEVENEDEEVENEDEEVENEDEEVENEDEEVENEDEEVENEDEEVEKEDEEDEEVEEEDEEDEDDEEGEDDEEGEDDEEGEDDEEGEDDEEGEDDEEGEDDEEGEDDEEGEDEDNEKDEDDEEYENNEEEEDYEEDENNEEEEDYEEDEEEEDEDDEGEDDEEGEDENNEKDENNEEEEVEEEDDEEEEENDEKDENNEEEEEEEVEEEDDEEEEEENDEKDENNEKEEDYEEEENDEEENDEEDEDDEEEEDNEEYENDEEEENDEENEDDEEEEDNEEYENEEEEEDNEEYENEEEEEEEEAHKNCYPRSSSNVEYRKRIGETGTDNRNTTLSILHGKIEKGICPSESAMDFDNSNKNSNAFNYLNNSSGKIFSFSQSSKKMSHDSELLHTKNSLRVVENYDSNYNMKRSPFQTNSNNKASGCNEMKILKESFISSSRNVNGENEKNILFTDISTKNFNSEKFPPHNKIVNSDIINDDYNYKYSYADEHKGATYKIVKDLNEKTMSDAVLSNRRIDKDSSFDYNSCDNRHDRNGCDKNGYDNSNSHEHLVKSEKQLGYCKENNEELKKKLQEQILIQRGLLKIKEQQQVYLELLKKNNMENEKEKMYAQNEFFEKV, encoded by the exons ATGAGtctacataataatatagtcGAGttagttaaaaataaaagggacATCCTAAAAGAGGAAAAGAAACAAAGAGCGAAAAGTTGTATATCAACAAAGTATAGTAGTAAGGACAACATAGATATGGTACAGAGAAATAcgttaattaataattttttaaattgtcaaaaattgataaaagaaatacaaGGACTGAACAATATACCTCTTTCAGCAGCAACATATCTACTAAAAGTGGAAATtgataaaattgaaaaaattcgaaaatgtaaaaattggAGCAATGTTCCttatatttatcaaaaatCAGCTGATGAATTAGtgttaagaaaaaaggagtatataaaaaatttaaaacaaaaatcaTGTAATGGTAGcacaaatgaaaaagtagTACATAGAAAGAGTATACATACAAAACAGGATTCAAATAAAACTATTCGTTCACATACTGTACcagatagaaaaaaaaagaaaaacagtGAAATCATTTTTAAGGATAGGCATATTACATTTACCAAAGGAACAGCAAAACAGTATAATGCTTTGtctaattttgtaaatacgAAAAATAGTGTTACCTTTGTTGAAGATGCAAAAGGGGAAATTGAAAAGGAACATCCTGTCCCTTACATTGAAGAACAACCATTTGTAATCAGTGGAGGGAATAGAAAAAGAATGACGAAGATTAGTAGACTACGTGAAGAGAACAAACTAAGACAAGGGAAAAACGTGAACCCGCCGCGAATAGTGAATTATAAGGGTCAGTTCTATGACAATAGTCCTCAAAATAATAGGAATAGTAGTGGAAGTAATAGTAATGGTAGATGTAATAGTACTGGTAGATGTAATAGTACTGGTAGatgtaatagtaataataatagtatatgTAATAGCAATGATGGACGTAATAACAACAACCGTATGAACAGCGGTGGGAAGGGCAGGTGCCTCTATTTCTATGATAACGATAAGGAACACCCGAATAATGAGCAAGGGAAACGTAGCTCCTTTTGGTGCTTATCGGAAAAGGAGAAGACTAATTCAAATatgaatatgaaaaacaCACAATTAAAATTAGCAAAAGATATACCAATGAATAACTCCcctgtaaaattaaaaaaaaaatttgaaaacaTAAATTCTAAAGTGAATGATAAGTTGTCTACCAGACGTGACACAAAGGAATATAACAACCTTTTGACAAAAAATGtagatgataaaaatttaaagaaattatcAACTACGTGtaattttactaatatatCTGAATTAGTATATGAAACTTGCAGAGGACAAAACTTTCTAGGAAAGGGATGttttaaattgaaaaaagaaattcaaCCACATACAAATAAGGTCATTCCAAATTTCGAGAGGCACACTGTTTCTtcctttattaaaattttgagtgctcaaaaaaatttacagaaAAGAAGATACAGTGAAAAGGCAGCTAATAGCATGAAGAATAAGAAGAGTACCACTATTAGCAATTCAAGGAGAGCTTTTTCGGAATGTAACAAAACTACaagggaaaaattaaaacagcTTAGCAGGATTGGAGACGTTAGCGCGATTAGCAGTATTGGTGGTATTGGTGGTATTGGTGGTATTGGTGGTATTGGTGGTATTGGTGGTATTGGTATGGTACACTGGTCGAATAAAGCTCAGAGTAACGATAACAtggaagaagaaaataacgATATGGTGTTCGACAGATTGTGGGAATCCATACTTAATAAAGATAATTCTGTAGAagatataaaagaattttcaataaataaaaagttcgATTTGTATCATATAGACtcattaaatgaaaattactCGTGGATTAAAAACTTAAGAAATTATAGTAACTCGAAAGACGTTCATTTCCAAAAGTTGAAAAGGAAGAATAGTTCGATGACATATCCCTCAAAACATACCCATTGTAATAATGCGAAAGGgggtaataaaaaaaaaaaaaaaaaaaaaaaaaaaattaaggaaCGAACTTTATATGAAAGTGAGTCAAAGGAAGACTGTAATGGAAACTACAATAACGTGGACAACTTGACCGATACTTTTTCAGACGACGATCTAGAGGACGATTACAATGTCTACTACAAAAAGGGATTCTATTGCGGTAATGACTACTACGCTAAAGTGTTTAGAGGAGAAGGGGTAAACGACAAGGAAAACTGGGGGGAAAAATGGGATGTGCATATCGATAGTGCACGTCGGGTATGTGCAAAAAATATGAGTGAGGATCAACCTCGTCCCTCTAATATCTACCCTAGTACTCATCTCGTTAAGCGTACACATGGTAGTAGCAGCCCAAATGGAAATAGAAGTCCACATGTTGTTACGAAGCAGCTAGTCAAGGTTACTGACAGGCCGAAGACTTCCCTACAACAGGAAGATAAAATGCCGTTAGACAAAATCAGAGACCACAAAACTTATGAAGATTCTGAAAAGTACAACagaaatgataataataatgataataataatgataatagtaATGAAAGTAGTAATTATAGTAGCAATTATAGTAGCAATCGTAATAGTAAGAATGGGTCAGGAAAAAATAGCGGTGAAAATGCGCccaaaatttttgaaatactAATAAACGTTCCTAAACGAGACAAAGCCATAGGATATACAGAGAGTCAATTTTATTCTTCCGAGTTTCCTGTAACACAACAAGgatacatacatacgaaGGAAGAGCAGTTCTTACTTATCCCAGatgattttttaattagtaaaagtaaaaaactCAATACCTCTAATGACTGCGCAAATATAAATACGAACAAATGTCctacttttaataataatttctcATATAATTATGAGCAAAATGTATGTGATAATTTATGTAGCCTGAACAAGTCAggtaatgaaaaatatagtaataacaTAAGTATTAATAACCCATTCAGAAAAGGGAATAACAGAAGggttaaaaatgtttttagaAGTCAAGGTAATTATGATATAATCCAAAATGGAAATCAAAATGAGAAAGAAGGACAACACAGTTATAGCAATGGGTATAGTAATAACCATCTAGAAAAcgatcataatttttttactggTGTAAAGAGCAGAATGGGCTGCTTGAATACGCATATGGGTAATTCACAGAAAAGCACCACTAATTTAAAATCGTATGAACAAGATTGCGTTGAAGAGGAGTGGAATGATGACCTTGATAAtaggggaaaaaaagaatgcaTAGAAAAGCTTAAAGCAACATCAAGCGAGGAAGAAGCGGAACATATTTCTTGCTTAAAAAGTATGTGCATCCATAATAATGTTCTTTTAGGGAAAGGAGATGAACCCAAAGGGGACGAAGTACCGGCTGATGAAGAAGCGGATGCATTGCTGGACGAACAAGCGGACTATATAGCAGATGAAGTTAAGGACAACTTGGAAAACCAAATAAAACCGCTAAACCGCGCAAGAGCGCGTATAGATGGGTACTCTCCATTCTCTTCTGGCAAAACAGAGAAGGtgaaaagattaaaaaagcAGAGTACTATAAGTGGGTATAACATATCCTCAGGAAACAATACAAATGATTTGTACAAACGCATGATGACATATCATAATGACAATTCATTTGTAGATGTAAACAAGTCAGGAAatcatattttcaaaaaacaaattttaaacaatgaatgtcaaaaaatatttaatacaaGCAATATTAACCATAGTAGAGGTATATATGGAAATACAAGGAAGCAGAGTAGTCTAACCACTGGTCCCAATTCATATAAGGATGAGCATTCATATATGCACCCCACTATGAAAACTAAAAGGATTGATGAAGTACCGTATAGTCATAATAACAGTAGTGAGGATGGTAAGGAAAACATTAACAATCATATGTGTAAGAAGCAATATGACGATATGTGTAAGACACATCACAACGGTGCACTGCTGAACTATGTGCCGCTTAACGATGTACCGCTTAACGATGTACCGCTTAACGATGTACCGCTTAACGACGTACCGCTTAACGATGTACCGCTTAACGACGTACCGCTTAACGATGTACCGCTTAACAATGACGtatattcaataaataaaGGAAACGAAGATGAAATGAATAGAAGATCGACAACTTATAGTTATCCCATTTTACCCACACACTTTACAAAGGAGgagcataaaaaaaaggaaaaaatgaattcgTCTTCCATTCCAGCCTTTCATAATGATTttgtaatgataaaaaataaaatagctaTACCGAAACTAAAATTAGATCAGATACAAgataaaaacagaaaaaattttaactcTTATGAAATACAGGAAGTTTACGAATTGAATGAAGATATATCACTTAAAGGTGGAACAAAAGAATGTAGTCAAATTACCAACACAAGTTGTATAAGTAAGAACCATTTTGATATAAGAAATCCTATCTGCTCTCCTATAGTTAGATGTAACAATATTTTCCTTACGAATGATGTCAattctttttctaaaaaaaagagttacGTCCATAATGGTACTCATGAAGTATACAATGTGCATAAAAGAAATACAGATTGGTTTAATTTAGAAagtaaatacatacacagTCTTAGTAATTGTAATACACCCTTGGATGATTCTAacatgaaatatttttctaaaaatgaGGGTAAAAAAGAGGATGGCAGTAAAGAGGACCCTGCTCTGAACATTTTGACAGAACAAGGAACAGAGAACAAAGATCGTCGATCATTTACTTCTCACATGAAAAATCAGCCACCATTCATTGATAACAAAGAGAATAAGGTACGCTTCTTTACAAGTGACTATAATCTTTACAAACCGGATAGTGATATTAATGAGTTCAATAGACAACAAACAAAACTGGTTGATGCAAATAATTTCTCGTCAAATGAATTATACTTCAACAATGTCAATTTTgtgaaaaatacaaatgaaAATCAGTACTTACCTTACCCGAGTGGTAAAGATATTACCATTTCTTCTACGAACACGGGGAAAGGACTAACCAAACATCCTAGTCATCTTGTAACAAACAAAGTTTTCCAAAATGTATACAATTATTTCAAACgtcataatataaattttgcaGGTGATCGAACAACCTCAAATTGTATGAGAATGAGAAATTTCAATTGTGGTATGAAGCATGAAATTTTACAGAGTAGTCCTCTGAACAACTGTTTGAATGTTTGTGCGTTTTCTCATAAGCATGATATTGTAACTGAGCGGAAGGGAGAAGATAAAAAAGGGGGTGAAGGTTTGGGCAACAAGAACGATAGGAGTGATGAGGACGATCCGGGAGATGACAATGATCGGGGTTATGCGGATGATCGGGGTTATGCAGATGATCGGGATGATGCAAATGATCGGGGTTATGCGGATGACCAGGATGATGGAAATGATCGGGGTTATGCGGATGACCAGGATGATGGAAATGATCGGGGTTATGTAGATGATCGGGACGATGGCAATAATCGGGGTTATACGAACTATCATAAAAATGGTAGCAAAAATTATCGAAGGGACACCATGAACATCTACAGAGGAACGGAAAAAAATTCGAGAATCTGTAATGCTGCTTCTacaaatgtacataaaaGGAGCGGAAACGTTTTACGCAAAGATTCTACTTCTAACATCTCGGGAGAAAAGAATAACTGTAAAAAATCTTATGCTAGCATGATTTTAAGCTTTTTCGGAATAGGTTATAATAGTAATGGTAGAAGAAATGGCAGTGTTAATGATAGACGTGATAATGCGAATGTCATAAGAAACAGCAATTCGAATAGCAGTGTTAATAGCGACCGTGAGGGAACCAAAAATGAGAGGCAGAACTGGTTTAGACACAGCTCAAATTATGGAACAACGAAAATGGTAAGTAGTAATGCGCCTATTTGTTCAACGGGAAATTATCGAAACGCACTTCAACTGAATTCGTGGAAAAATGATTCATACAATGCCGTTAAAgaagcaaataaaaaaattatcccCATCGCACAAGGGCATAACTTTCATCATTCATTAATTCCTTTTGTAAGATATAAACAGAAAAATGGTACAAGTAAAAGTACCATTTTGGGCATAAATAATACGATATTCTCTCCAAATAATAGTATTCATCTTACCACATCTACTAAGGGAAAAGGAATGGGAATAAACTACAGAAAAGAGCGGCATCAGGAGCGGGACAACAACATCGGCATTTCATTCCCTTTTTCAAACTTAAAAGGAacggaaaaaagaaatacataCAGTCCTTCATCTATTCCTCTGAGCAAGGAAAGCGCCATTTATCACGTGAACGAGTTACCCTATGTAAAGAACGGAAACGATGTGGGTAACGATGTAATCAGGAGTAGAAGTAGTACTTACAATAACGACATGAGTAGAAGTAACAGTGACAATAATGACAAGAGTAGAGGTAGTACTTACAATAACGATAGGAGTACAGGTAGTACTCACAATAACGATAGGAGTACAGGTAGTACTTACAATAACGATAGGCGTACAGGTAGTACTTACAATAACGATAGGCGTACAGGTAGTACTTACAATAACGATAGGAGTACAGGTAGTACTCACAATAACGATAGGAGTACAGGTAGTACTTACAATAACGATAGGCGTACAGGTAGTACTCACAATAACGATAGGAGTACAGGTAGTACTCACAATAATGACAAGAGTACAGGTAGTACTCACAATAACGATAGGAGTACAGGTAGTACTTACAATAACGATAGGAGTACAGGTAGTACTTACAATAACGATAGGAGTACAGGTAGTACTCACAATAATGACAAGAGTAGAGGTAGTACTTACAATAACGATAGGAGTACAGGTAGTACTCACAATAACGATAGAGTACAGGTAGTACTTACAATAACGATAG CTTACAATAACGATAGGCGTACAGGTAGTACTTACAATAACGACAAGAGAAGAGGTAGCACTTACAATAGCAACAGAAGTAGTTGTAACAGTGATGATAACCATAGTATTAGCAAAAATTCTAATGGGCATGCAGCTGGAGGGGCTCAACCCGATCAAACGGATTTCTTACAGACCAACCCTCTTAATTTTAACGTTAATAGAAGCATTTCCGAagataaagaagaaatactTGTGTCCAGAAATAGCTTACACTATTGTAACAGAGAAGATAAACttattaatacaaataaacaaaacgaaatgaaaaaatgtttaagTGGAAATTCGTTAAATACGTCTAACCATAATGTGGAAAATGATCATGTACGCAAAGATTTTTACTACAATAGTGTCACTACAATAGATGCAAATGCTGCTCGACAGGAAGTGGATAGATGTAGTGGCATCCAACAAGTACGTAAAAGTAGCATCACTCGACAAGAAGCGGACAGATGTAGTGGCATCCAACAAGTACGTAAAAGTAGCATCACTCGACAAGAAGCGGACAGATGTAGTGGCATCCAACAAGTACGTAAAAGTAGCATCACTCGACAAGAAGCGGACAGATGTAGTGGCATCCAACAAGTACGTAAAAGTAGCATCACTCGACAAGAAGCGGATAAACGTAGTGAAACCACACATGAATATGATGAAGTAACTCCTAAACATCTGAATTATGAAGAACTAAAAAAAGGTAGAGTCGAAACGTACCAAGACCAATATTCAACAGATATATCAGAGAGGAAGTCCATTGACTTATCGGGTAAAATGGCatcaaataaaatggaagaaCCGTTCAaccaaaatatttttatgaacaataattttacaaatgaAGGAAAAGTTATACCACTCAGTGTATGTACGAATAAGCAGTTGCATACACAACAAATTATTAGTAAACATGCCTTGGTGCATAATAATCAGATTAACTCTTCTGAATGCtcgaaaatgaaaaataatataaataaaataaaatatattgggGATTATTCTACTCCTCCATTTGATCAAAATTTTAAGGATTACAACAAACtgataaatatagaaaattacaaaaatgaagaaatttGCAAAAATTATGACTTCGCTGTAGAAACACTAACAGATAACTCCATCCTCAAACGAAAAAGAATTAACACCTTGGTAAATCCATACGAGAAAAGAAACAAAGTAGATGTAAACGACAGTTCATGGAATAGACATATAGAAGAAGGTAAAACATCTCAAGGACGTTTATCTTGTTTGAGCAACTCGCCATttcatttgaaatattttcaagAACACAGGCAGGTTAAAAGAGGGGAGGAAGAGGGGGAGGGGGAAAGAGAAACGGATGATGAGGAGGGAAAAGAGGAGGAAATAGAAAAGTTACAAATAAAAGGAGATGAAGAAGAAGCGGAAGAGGTGGAAACGGAAATAGAAGTAGAAAATGAGGATGAAGAAGTTGAAAATGAGGATGAAGAAGTTGAAAATGAGGATGAAGAAGTTGAAAATGAGGATGAAGAAGTTGAAAATGAGGATGAAGAAGTAGAAAATGAGGATGAAGAAGTAGAAAATGAGGATGAAGAAGTAGAAAATGAGGATGAAGAAGTAGAAAATGAGGATGAAGAAGTTGAAAAGGAAGATGAAGAAGACGAAGAAGTTGAAGAGGAAGACGAAGAAGACGAGGATGATGAAGAAGGTGAAGATGATGAAGAAGGTGAAGATGATGAAGAAGGTGAAGATGATGAAGAAGGTGAAGATGATGAAGAAGGTGAAGATGATGAAGAAGGTGAAGATGATGAAGAAGGTGAAGATGATGAAGAGGGTGAAGATGaggataatgaaaaagacgAGGATGATGAAGAATACGAGaataatgaagaagaagaagattATGAAGAAGAcgaaaataatgaagaagaagaagattATGAAGAAGacgaagaagaagaagacgAGGATGATGAAGGTGAAGATGATGAAGAGGGTGAAGATgagaataatgaaaaagacgagaataatgaagaagaagaagtagaagaagaggatgatgaagaagaagaagaaaatgatgaaaaagacgagaataatgaagaagaagaagaagaagaagtagaagaagaggatgatgaagaagaagaagaagaaaatgatgaaaaagacgagaataatgaaaaagaagaagattatgaagaagaagaaaatgatgaagaagaaaatgatgaagaagacgaggatgatgaagaagaagaagataatgaagaatatgagaatgatgaagaagaagaaaatgatgaagaaaacgaggatgatgaagaagaagaagataatgaagaatatgagaatgaagaagaagaagaagataatgaagaatatgagaatgaagaagaagaagaagaagaagaagcgCATAAAAATTGTTACCCCCGAAGTAGCAGCAACGTTGAGTATCGGAAACGCATAGGCGAAACAGGAACAGACAATCGCAATACAACACTCAGTATACTACATggtaaaattgaaaaaggcATATGCCCCTCAGAAAGTGCAATGGATTTTGACAATTcgaataaaaatagtaatgcTTTTAATTACCTGAACAACAGTTCaggtaaaatattttcattctcTCAGTCATCCAAAAAAATGTCACACGACTCTGAATTATTGCATACAAAAAATAGCTTAAGAGTAGTAGAAAATTATGACTctaattataatatgaaaagaaGTCCATTTCAAACtaattcaaataataaagCAAGTGGATGtaatgaaatgaaaatattaaaagaaagcTTCATTTCATCATCTAGGAACGTAAATGGtgaaaacgaaaaaaatatactattcACAGATATATCgactaaaaattttaatagtgAAAAATTTCCTCCtcataataaaattgtaaacagtgatataattaatgatgattacaattataaatattcttatgCGGATGAACATAAAGGAGCCACGTACAAAATTGTGAAAGATCTCAACGAAAAGACAATGTCTGATGCAGTTTTGAGTAACCGCAGGATTGACAAAGACAGTAGTTTTGATTACAACAGCTGTGATAACAGACATGATCGTAATGGTTGTGATAAGAATGGATATGACAATAGCAACTCACACGAACACTTGGTCAAGAGTGAGAAGCAATTAGGATATTGTAAAGAAAACaatgaagaattaaaaaagaagttaCAAGAGCAAATACTTATACAACGAGGtctcttaaaaataaaagagcaGCAGCAGGTATACCTAGAATTGttgaaaaagaataatatggaaaatgaaaaggagAAAATGTATGCTCAGAACGAGTTCTTCGAAAAAGTATAA